A stretch of the bacterium genome encodes the following:
- a CDS encoding response regulator, with the protein MAYKVMIVDDEELILSSLETFLTLRGFEVATCKDPLEALERIEFEKFHVILMDINMPQMTGIELLKRVKTARPTVQVIMMTAYTTIQKCIECVERGASDYLLKPFENMEELGDLIEETSRRVARWEEIAKESLRNPRDVTAHQL; encoded by the coding sequence ATGGCCTACAAGGTAATGATCGTGGACGACGAGGAATTGATTCTGTCCTCGCTTGAAACGTTTCTCACGCTGCGCGGTTTTGAGGTCGCGACGTGCAAGGATCCTCTCGAAGCGCTTGAGCGCATCGAGTTCGAAAAGTTTCACGTGATCCTGATGGATATCAATATGCCGCAGATGACGGGCATCGAGCTGTTGAAACGAGTCAAGACGGCGCGGCCTACGGTGCAGGTGATCATGATGACCGCATACACCACAATTCAAAAGTGTATCGAGTGCGTCGAACGCGGCGCCAGCGACTACCTGCTGAAGCCCTTCGAGAATATGGAAGAGTTGGGAGACTTGATCGAAGAAACCAGTCGCCGCGTGGCGCGCTGGGAAGAAATTGCCAAGGAGAGTCTGCGCAATCCCCGCGACGTCACCGCACATCAATTGTAA
- the rfbB gene encoding dTDP-glucose 4,6-dehydratase, whose protein sequence is MNHLLVTGGAGFIGSNFVRYMLKKYPHLKITNLDALTYAGNLDNLKDVESDARYRFVHGDICDEKKVAEAMEGCDAVVNFAAETHVDRSIHAGDLFVMTNVKGVYVLCEEARRRKVERFLHISTDEVYGSRLEGYFKETDPLSPSSPYSSAKAGGELLARSYFVTYGLPVLITRSSNNFGPYQYPEKLVPLFVTNLIENKPVPVYGDGKQVRDWLFVEDQCDGLDLVLQKGAVGEIYNCGSHNEEYNIDVTHAILKLLSKGEELITYVQDRPGHDRRYAVDTEKIQKLGWVKKHNFMQGLEKTVKWYLEHEEWWRDIKLKQADYKAWMEKHYKPLERA, encoded by the coding sequence ATGAACCACCTGCTTGTAACCGGAGGGGCCGGGTTTATTGGCTCCAACTTTGTGCGGTATATGTTGAAAAAGTATCCGCACTTGAAAATTACGAATCTGGACGCGCTGACATATGCGGGGAATCTCGACAATTTGAAAGACGTTGAGAGTGACGCGCGCTACCGGTTTGTGCACGGCGATATCTGCGACGAGAAGAAGGTGGCCGAAGCGATGGAGGGCTGCGACGCGGTGGTGAACTTCGCCGCCGAAACGCACGTTGACCGTTCGATTCACGCGGGCGATCTGTTTGTGATGACTAACGTCAAAGGCGTGTATGTGCTGTGCGAAGAGGCGCGGCGGCGAAAAGTCGAGCGCTTTCTGCACATATCGACCGACGAAGTCTACGGCTCGCGGCTGGAAGGCTACTTCAAGGAGACCGATCCGCTCTCGCCGTCATCGCCGTATTCCTCAGCGAAAGCCGGCGGCGAATTGCTCGCGCGTTCGTATTTTGTCACTTACGGTTTGCCCGTGCTGATCACGCGCTCGTCGAATAACTTCGGGCCGTATCAATATCCCGAGAAGCTGGTCCCGCTGTTTGTCACGAATCTAATCGAGAATAAGCCTGTGCCTGTCTACGGAGACGGCAAGCAGGTGAGGGATTGGCTGTTTGTGGAAGATCAATGCGACGGGCTGGATTTGGTGCTGCAGAAAGGGGCGGTCGGCGAGATCTACAACTGCGGGTCGCACAACGAAGAGTATAATATCGACGTTACGCACGCGATTCTGAAGCTCTTGAGCAAGGGGGAAGAGCTGATCACGTATGTGCAGGATCGGCCCGGCCACGACCGCCGTTATGCGGTGGATACCGAGAAGATTCAGAAGTTAGGCTGGGTGAAGAAACACAACTTTATGCAGGGACTTGAGAAGACCGTGAAGTGGTATCTCGAGCACGAAGAGTGGTGGCGGGATATCAAACTAAAACAGGCGGACTACAAGGCTTGGATGGAAAAGCACTACAAACCGTTGGAGCGGGCTTGA
- a CDS encoding phospholipase D family protein, producing MKSSSTLYCVSGFASAAFAKHILETSSKLNVQLLVGMVTRSGVAEPDHRGFIDLSDRFKERFECRYFLDATPCHAKCYAYFDGATSRAGFAGSANFTWGGFRDNRECIVECDPLAIRRYHALLAQNIRSVECRSEKAQEYVTKVTRDQVAINRARLDHGIADRDDSVQQVKVSLLPTRGGMHWHSGLNWGQRPGRDPDQAYIPVQASIHKADPYFFPPRSHWFLVQTDDGEIFWCTMAQDNRKGIHTPENNSILGKYFRKRLGVTSGAPVTLADLKRYGRTDVTFYKIDGDLYLMDFGHES from the coding sequence GTGAAGTCTTCAAGTACGCTATATTGCGTAAGTGGTTTTGCCAGTGCGGCGTTTGCAAAACACATCTTGGAAACTTCTTCCAAGCTCAACGTTCAGTTACTTGTAGGAATGGTAACACGGTCGGGCGTAGCAGAGCCCGACCACAGAGGTTTTATCGATTTGTCAGATCGATTCAAAGAGAGGTTTGAGTGTAGGTATTTCTTGGATGCGACGCCATGCCACGCAAAGTGCTACGCATATTTCGATGGCGCAACTTCGCGTGCAGGGTTCGCAGGTTCGGCGAACTTCACTTGGGGAGGTTTTAGGGACAACCGTGAGTGTATCGTTGAATGCGACCCTCTTGCAATAAGGCGGTATCATGCTCTACTTGCGCAAAACATTCGCTCTGTTGAATGCCGTTCAGAGAAGGCGCAGGAGTATGTCACTAAGGTAACGAGAGATCAAGTAGCCATAAACAGAGCGAGACTTGATCATGGCATCGCTGATAGGGACGACAGCGTTCAGCAAGTGAAAGTAAGTTTGCTGCCTACCAGGGGTGGCATGCACTGGCACTCAGGCTTGAACTGGGGACAACGGCCCGGTCGGGACCCGGATCAGGCGTACATTCCAGTGCAGGCTTCCATTCATAAGGCTGATCCTTACTTCTTCCCTCCGAGATCGCATTGGTTTCTTGTTCAAACAGACGATGGTGAGATCTTCTGGTGTACTATGGCTCAAGATAATCGAAAGGGAATTCATACGCCAGAGAATAACAGTATATTAGGTAAATACTTCCGGAAGCGATTAGGAGTGACGTCAGGTGCACCCGTTACTCTCGCAGACTTGAAGAGGTACGGTAGAACCGACGTAACTTTCTATAAGATTGATGGAGATCTCTATTTGATGGACTTTGGACACGAGTCTTGA
- the dcm gene encoding DNA (cytosine-5-)-methyltransferase — MSEGTCSFRLGELFSGPGGLSLGATNSCIRYKGVEYRIVSCWANDIDADSCATFRRNICPQSPELVINRDVRSLDIDSLRSIDALAFGFPCNDYSMVGEQLGLNGNFGPLYRYGVRVLEVHKPVWFVAENVSGLRSANEGRAFVSILDDLKHAGFGYNLTAHLYKFEDYGVPQTRHRVLIVGIRTDLDLKFKVPAPTTPEFRKTAYDALECPPIPHDAANHEHTRQSKSVIERLRHIPPGGNAWHENVPRHLRLNVPNVRMSHIYKRLDPYKPAYTVTGSGGGGTHVYHWKEPRALTNRERARLQTFPDTFVFEGSKESVRKQIGMAVPPHAARLICTSVLKTLVGVSYDHVEANLDHIHTQSDFLDTVRTLDEC; from the coding sequence ATTAGCGAGGGGACATGCAGTTTCAGACTTGGCGAGTTGTTTAGCGGACCCGGTGGACTATCACTAGGAGCGACAAACTCGTGCATTAGGTACAAGGGTGTTGAGTATAGAATCGTTTCTTGTTGGGCGAATGACATTGATGCGGACTCTTGTGCAACGTTTCGTAGAAACATTTGTCCTCAATCACCAGAGCTCGTTATTAATCGTGATGTGCGGAGTTTGGACATTGATTCTCTACGCAGTATAGATGCACTTGCGTTCGGTTTTCCGTGCAACGACTACAGCATGGTTGGTGAACAACTTGGCCTTAATGGAAACTTTGGTCCTCTGTATCGTTACGGAGTAAGAGTCTTAGAAGTGCACAAGCCAGTTTGGTTTGTTGCTGAGAACGTTTCTGGACTGCGAAGCGCTAATGAAGGAAGAGCTTTCGTCTCGATTCTAGATGACCTCAAACACGCTGGATTTGGTTACAATTTAACGGCGCATCTCTATAAATTTGAAGATTACGGAGTTCCACAAACCAGACACAGGGTGCTCATAGTCGGCATAAGAACAGATCTTGACCTCAAATTCAAGGTGCCAGCACCAACAACCCCTGAATTTAGGAAGACTGCCTATGATGCTCTGGAGTGTCCTCCAATTCCTCATGACGCCGCAAATCATGAACACACGCGCCAATCCAAATCTGTAATTGAGAGATTGCGCCACATACCTCCAGGCGGGAATGCTTGGCACGAAAACGTTCCAAGGCATCTTCGTCTAAACGTGCCGAACGTCAGAATGAGCCACATTTATAAAAGGCTCGACCCCTATAAGCCGGCTTATACTGTAACAGGTAGTGGCGGAGGTGGCACGCATGTGTATCATTGGAAGGAACCGAGGGCGCTAACGAACAGAGAGCGCGCACGACTCCAAACATTTCCCGATACTTTTGTCTTTGAGGGTTCAAAAGAATCTGTTCGAAAACAAATTGGCATGGCGGTACCTCCACATGCGGCGCGACTGATATGCACGTCTGTTCTCAAAACACTTGTAGGCGTATCCTACGATCACGTAGAAGCGAATCTAGATCACATTCATACTCAATCAGACTTCCTTGACACAGTGAGGACTCTAGACGAATGTTAA
- the vsr gene encoding DNA mismatch endonuclease Vsr encodes MVSRSQRSRNMSRIRSKDTQPELRVRSILHCMGYRFRLHDANLPGKPDIVLKSHRVVVFVNGCFWHQHERCRRASMPLTNTEYWGTKLKRNVLRFREVCEVLTTMGWKVVIVWECETKEDYKLRRLLAKRMRCAN; translated from the coding sequence ATGGTCTCGCGTTCTCAAAGATCCAGGAATATGTCTCGGATTAGATCGAAAGATACACAACCTGAGTTGCGAGTTCGATCTATTCTACATTGTATGGGGTACCGTTTTCGGCTACATGACGCGAATCTGCCCGGGAAGCCTGATATTGTCCTTAAGTCGCACAGAGTAGTTGTTTTTGTGAATGGTTGCTTTTGGCACCAGCACGAAAGATGTCGACGCGCAAGCATGCCATTGACTAACACGGAGTACTGGGGAACGAAGCTCAAACGGAATGTCTTGAGATTCAGAGAGGTTTGCGAGGTCTTGACCACGATGGGATGGAAAGTTGTCATAGTGTGGGAATGCGAGACGAAAGAGGATTACAAACTTAGAAGGCTTTTGGCAAAGAGGATGCGCTGTGCAAATTAG
- a CDS encoding dTDP-4-dehydrorhamnose 3,5-epimerase family protein encodes MIQGVVTKKLRLIPDERGRLMEILRKDDPDYLTIAQVYMTTNYPGVVKAWHFHKKQSDQMTCVKGMIKVVLYDAREDSPTKGEINEFFVGEYNPMLIVIPPGVYHGWKCISESESVVVNCPDHLYDYQNPDEHRAAFDDPKIPYNWDIVFK; translated from the coding sequence ATGATTCAAGGCGTTGTAACAAAGAAATTGCGGCTGATTCCCGACGAGCGGGGGCGGCTGATGGAGATTTTGCGCAAGGACGATCCGGATTATCTGACGATTGCGCAGGTTTATATGACCACCAACTATCCGGGTGTGGTCAAGGCGTGGCACTTTCACAAGAAGCAGTCGGATCAGATGACGTGCGTGAAGGGGATGATCAAGGTCGTGCTCTACGATGCGCGCGAGGATTCACCGACGAAAGGTGAGATCAACGAGTTTTTCGTGGGGGAATACAATCCGATGCTGATCGTTATTCCGCCGGGAGTTTATCACGGCTGGAAGTGCATCAGCGAATCGGAAAGCGTGGTGGTCAATTGTCCGGATCATCTGTATGATTATCAGAATCCCGACGAACACCGCGCTGCCTTCGACGACCCGAAGATTCCGTATAACTGGGATATTGTGTTTAAGTAG
- the rfbD gene encoding dTDP-4-dehydrorhamnose reductase yields the protein MRRILITGQLGMLGSELSLACEDQGDEVTGFSLPEVDITDRERVLRLAGEADPEFIFHCAAFTNVDQCETDPEQAMRVNAIGTQNMALAAESLGVPLLYVSTDYIFDGTKDSPYDEWDAGNPRSVYGKSKYAGEQFVRAICPWFYIVRVSWLCGKNGPNFIETILKLARERDELKVVNDQHGSPTFVADLVPELIRISESGAFGTYHVTNQGYTTWYEFAKKALELKGVTTPVMPCTSKEHPRPAPRPKNSRLSPALYALALGNEMPTWEEGLKDYLKR from the coding sequence ATGCGCCGCATTCTTATCACCGGACAGCTCGGCATGCTGGGCAGCGAGCTGTCGCTGGCCTGCGAAGATCAGGGAGACGAAGTTACGGGTTTCAGTCTGCCGGAAGTGGACATCACCGACCGCGAACGCGTATTGAGACTTGCGGGCGAAGCCGATCCGGAGTTTATTTTCCACTGCGCCGCGTTCACAAACGTCGATCAGTGTGAAACCGATCCCGAGCAGGCGATGCGCGTCAACGCGATCGGCACACAGAATATGGCGTTGGCGGCCGAGTCGCTCGGTGTGCCGCTCTTGTATGTTTCGACCGATTACATTTTTGACGGCACGAAGGACTCGCCTTACGACGAATGGGATGCGGGCAATCCGCGCAGCGTCTACGGCAAGTCGAAATACGCGGGTGAGCAATTCGTGCGTGCAATCTGTCCGTGGTTTTATATCGTGCGCGTGTCGTGGTTGTGCGGAAAGAACGGCCCGAACTTCATTGAGACGATTTTGAAGCTCGCGCGCGAACGCGACGAATTGAAAGTTGTGAACGATCAGCACGGTTCACCGACGTTTGTGGCCGATCTCGTGCCGGAGTTGATCCGGATCAGCGAGAGCGGCGCGTTCGGCACGTATCACGTCACGAATCAGGGCTACACGACATGGTATGAATTTGCGAAGAAAGCGCTCGAGTTGAAAGGCGTGACGACTCCGGTGATGCCGTGCACGTCAAAGGAGCATCCGCGTCCGGCGCCGCGTCCGAAGAATTCGCGGCTGTCCCCTGCGCTTTACGCGCTGGCTTTGGGCAACGAGATGCCGACGTGGGAAGAGGGTTTGAAAGACTATTTGAAAAGGTAA
- a CDS encoding SIMPL domain-containing protein (The SIMPL domain is named for its presence in mouse protein SIMPL (signalling molecule that associates with mouse pelle-like kinase). Bacterial member BP26, from Brucella, was shown to assemble into a channel-like structure, while YggE from E. coli has been associated with resistance to oxidative stress.), producing the protein MADTKDNNGGLFFIAIAIVAASFVLGHQLVEMRKVGDMISVTGSAKRPIVADLIVWSGNVTAQEATQQEAYQSVRAHGERVQKFFKENGVPDAELTMKPVSSEQIQEYNQYGNFTGRILGFRVNQTFEIRSTRVDAVGELIKKSDQLISEGVPFQSWGAQYLYTKLADLRIEMLGEAMKDAAERAKVMAESSGAKLGELRDARMGVFQVTPRNSTDVSDYGYYDTSSKEKDITAVVKASYSLD; encoded by the coding sequence ATGGCAGACACAAAAGACAACAACGGCGGCTTGTTCTTTATCGCGATTGCGATAGTGGCCGCGTCATTTGTTCTCGGTCATCAATTGGTCGAGATGCGCAAAGTCGGCGACATGATTTCCGTCACAGGTTCGGCAAAACGGCCGATTGTCGCGGATCTGATTGTCTGGTCGGGCAACGTCACCGCACAGGAGGCCACACAGCAGGAGGCCTATCAGTCGGTGCGCGCGCACGGCGAACGAGTGCAGAAGTTCTTCAAGGAGAACGGAGTTCCCGATGCCGAACTGACCATGAAACCTGTGTCGAGTGAGCAGATTCAGGAATACAATCAGTACGGCAATTTTACGGGCCGGATTCTCGGCTTTCGTGTGAATCAGACATTTGAGATTCGTTCGACGCGCGTGGATGCGGTCGGCGAGTTGATCAAGAAATCAGATCAACTGATCAGCGAAGGCGTGCCGTTTCAATCGTGGGGCGCGCAGTATCTGTATACCAAGCTCGCCGATCTGCGCATCGAAATGCTCGGTGAAGCGATGAAGGACGCCGCCGAACGTGCAAAAGTCATGGCCGAATCGTCGGGCGCAAAGCTTGGCGAACTGCGCGATGCGCGCATGGGTGTCTTTCAAGTCACGCCGCGCAACTCGACCGACGTCTCCGACTACGGCTACTATGACACGTCCTCGAAAGAGAAGGATATCACCGCCGTAGTCAAGGCCAGCTACTCGCTCGACTAA
- a CDS encoding NTP transferase domain-containing protein yields the protein MKGVILAGGLGTRMLPLTKITNKHLLPVYDRPMIYFPIQTLVDAGINEIVVVTGGHYAGDFLNLLGNGKAFGLSFINYAYQEGEGGIADALRLAREFTGDDPICVILGDNILENSIKPHVDEFKAQKKGAKILLKEVHDPQRFGVAEVDKSGKVLSIEEKPKAPKSNLAVIGVYMYDAHVYEIISTLKPSARGELEITDVNNAYLREGTLTSSTIEGWWTDAGTFPSLYRASRLVAEQVKPDLKENWF from the coding sequence ATGAAGGGTGTTATCCTTGCGGGCGGTCTCGGTACGCGCATGCTGCCGTTGACCAAAATCACCAATAAGCATCTGCTGCCCGTCTACGACCGGCCGATGATCTATTTTCCGATTCAGACGCTCGTCGACGCGGGCATCAATGAAATCGTGGTCGTCACCGGCGGACACTATGCGGGTGACTTTTTGAATCTTTTGGGCAACGGCAAGGCGTTCGGGCTGTCGTTCATCAATTACGCGTATCAGGAAGGCGAAGGCGGCATCGCGGACGCGCTCAGGCTCGCGCGCGAATTCACCGGCGACGATCCGATTTGCGTGATTCTCGGCGACAACATTCTCGAGAATTCCATTAAGCCGCATGTGGATGAATTCAAAGCGCAGAAAAAAGGCGCGAAGATTCTGCTGAAAGAAGTTCATGACCCGCAGCGCTTCGGCGTTGCCGAAGTGGACAAGAGCGGCAAGGTGCTATCGATTGAAGAGAAGCCGAAGGCTCCCAAGTCGAATCTCGCGGTCATCGGCGTCTATATGTACGACGCGCACGTTTACGAGATCATTTCGACTCTGAAACCCTCCGCGCGCGGCGAACTCGAAATCACGGACGTGAACAACGCCTACCTGCGCGAGGGGACGCTGACCTCATCCACCATCGAAGGCTGGTGGACGGACGCGGGGACGTTTCCATCGCTCTATCGCGCGTCGCGGTTGGTAGCCGAGCAGGTCAAGCCGGACTTGAAGGAGAATTGGTTTTAA
- a CDS encoding DUF2520 domain-containing protein, with the protein MAATRFYLIGPGAVGKVLARRLVNSGWQCAGVCGRGSAAGRRLAKELRAGYVSSVEHVRLDRGFILLAVGTGQLASVTKELAKQDLNWSRIKVLHLSGTLDTKPLLPLSKLGATVGACHPYMTFPRFSGVVRAGSKEERHDVSFPLIFGIDGDTKGLAACRKLAKACGGKSLVVQGSDRVAYHASAVLACTLLGANLVMAETILKKLGLDPNVSREAVLSIAQETLSNFAEYGIDRSWTGPAVRGDRQTIAAHVRAIGKLDPEAAKVYKMLSEWVIKRRV; encoded by the coding sequence ATGGCTGCAACTCGATTTTACCTGATTGGACCCGGCGCTGTAGGCAAGGTGCTCGCCCGCCGGCTCGTAAACTCCGGCTGGCAATGCGCAGGCGTCTGCGGTCGCGGCTCCGCGGCGGGCCGCAGATTGGCCAAGGAGCTTCGCGCGGGCTACGTCTCGTCGGTGGAACACGTTCGGTTGGACCGAGGTTTCATCCTGCTGGCGGTCGGCACGGGACAACTGGCGTCTGTTACTAAAGAACTTGCCAAACAAGACCTTAACTGGTCGCGTATCAAAGTCCTGCATCTGAGCGGCACCCTGGACACCAAGCCGCTTTTACCTCTGTCCAAGCTTGGCGCAACGGTCGGAGCTTGTCATCCCTACATGACGTTCCCGAGGTTTTCAGGGGTCGTCCGAGCCGGATCCAAGGAGGAGCGCCACGATGTTTCCTTCCCGTTGATTTTCGGGATTGACGGAGATACCAAAGGACTTGCGGCTTGCCGAAAACTTGCTAAAGCCTGTGGTGGCAAGAGTTTAGTCGTGCAGGGCAGCGACCGTGTAGCCTACCACGCCTCTGCCGTATTGGCGTGCACGCTGCTGGGCGCAAATCTTGTAATGGCCGAGACGATCCTGAAGAAGCTTGGTCTTGACCCAAACGTTTCGCGCGAGGCGGTCCTGTCGATTGCTCAGGAAACCCTAAGCAACTTTGCGGAGTATGGAATAGACCGGTCATGGACCGGCCCGGCGGTGCGGGGCGACCGCCAGACCATCGCGGCGCACGTGCGGGCGATAGGCAAGCTGGACCCGGAAGCCGCCAAGGTCTATAAGATGCTTTCGGAATGGGTTATTAAAAGGCGGGTGTAG
- a CDS encoding response regulator translates to MPEITKKILWADDEIDLLEAHVLFLGQHGYAVTGVTNGDDAISKVDSESFDCVLLDEHMPGLDGLETADLIKTKRPDLPVIMITKSEEESLMDDALGAKIADYLTKPVNPTQILVALKKVIDKSSIEQRITTRDYLVEFREIAMKLNESPGWRDWADIHSRLSWWDIQLDRLPDEGLKQSLEGQRTECNVEFGKFIEKHYENWVWEQSERPPLSVDVVQKFVAPRLKAGEKVLYLVMDCMRYDQWMAIEPLLYDNFRVTRDFHFSILPTATPYSRNALFAGLFPSEIEKEIPGLWQSADEDEGSSNRFERQLLDMQLQRLGITVEPEARYVKVLDPEEALVTAKKVSQFFDRKLVSMVFNFVDMLGHGRSHSDVLREILPHEAGYRSVIKAWFEHSSLRQILQAFARQGWTVIVTSDHGSIRGQKGAKVLSDREASTSLRYKYGRNLRVDKRQALVVPQPENFKLPKRGMNTGYIVAKENYYFVYPTNYNKYLSLYKDSFQHGGVSLEEMILPVAILEGKGA, encoded by the coding sequence ATGCCCGAAATCACCAAGAAAATTCTCTGGGCGGACGACGAGATTGACCTGCTGGAAGCGCATGTCCTGTTCTTAGGACAGCACGGCTACGCGGTCACCGGCGTCACGAACGGAGACGACGCCATCTCGAAAGTGGATAGCGAGTCGTTCGACTGCGTGTTGCTCGACGAACACATGCCCGGTCTGGACGGACTGGAGACAGCGGACCTCATCAAAACCAAGCGTCCCGATTTGCCCGTGATCATGATCACGAAGTCGGAAGAAGAGTCGTTAATGGACGACGCGCTCGGAGCCAAAATCGCCGACTACCTGACCAAGCCGGTCAATCCGACACAGATTCTCGTCGCTCTGAAGAAAGTCATTGACAAATCGTCCATCGAGCAGCGAATCACGACGCGAGATTATCTGGTCGAGTTTCGTGAGATTGCCATGAAGCTCAACGAGAGTCCGGGCTGGCGGGACTGGGCGGATATTCATTCGCGGCTGTCGTGGTGGGATATTCAACTTGACCGCCTACCGGACGAAGGGCTGAAGCAATCGCTCGAAGGCCAGCGCACCGAATGCAATGTCGAGTTCGGCAAGTTCATCGAGAAGCATTACGAGAATTGGGTCTGGGAGCAGAGCGAGCGTCCGCCGCTCTCTGTGGACGTCGTGCAGAAATTCGTCGCGCCACGCCTGAAGGCGGGCGAGAAGGTGCTCTATCTGGTGATGGACTGCATGCGCTATGACCAGTGGATGGCGATTGAGCCGCTGCTCTATGACAACTTTCGCGTGACACGCGACTTTCACTTTTCAATTCTGCCGACGGCAACGCCCTACAGCCGCAACGCACTGTTCGCCGGATTGTTTCCCTCGGAAATCGAGAAAGAGATTCCCGGACTTTGGCAATCGGCGGATGAAGATGAAGGCAGCTCGAACCGCTTTGAGCGGCAGCTGCTGGACATGCAGCTGCAGAGATTGGGAATCACCGTCGAACCGGAAGCACGTTACGTCAAAGTGCTGGACCCCGAAGAAGCCTTGGTGACGGCCAAGAAGGTGTCGCAGTTCTTCGATCGCAAGCTGGTGTCGATGGTGTTCAACTTCGTGGACATGCTCGGTCACGGCCGCAGTCATTCCGACGTGCTGCGCGAGATTCTGCCGCACGAAGCCGGCTATCGGTCGGTCATCAAGGCGTGGTTCGAGCATTCGAGCCTGCGGCAGATTCTGCAAGCGTTTGCCAGACAAGGCTGGACGGTGATTGTAACCAGCGACCACGGCTCGATTCGCGGGCAGAAAGGCGCGAAAGTGCTCTCGGACCGCGAAGCATCGACATCGCTGCGTTACAAGTACGGCCGCAATCTGCGCGTGGACAAACGACAGGCGCTCGTTGTTCCGCAGCCTGAGAATTTCAAATTGCCCAAGCGCGGCATGAACACGGGTTACATCGTCGCGAAGGAAAATTACTATTTCGTGTATCCGACCAACTACAACAAATATCTTTCGCTCTATAAGGACAGCTTCCAGCACGGCGGTGTTTCTCTCGAAGAGATGATTCTGCCGGTCGCCATCCTTGAAGGCAAAGGGGCATAA
- a CDS encoding metallophosphoesterase yields the protein MLIFISVVVTILGLLHWFLYTRLVSALEITSPAILWPLRIAAAFLAVSYILVRILEQKFPGALAHALDWIASIWIGMMWQFLWITFLFFLVKIVLVISGVWGNQTLETHVLIGRYSFYFVTTVVVLLCGYGIYKATGPARVVEVDVPVKGFRPEWRNFTIAMLADFHASNTNGESRIAMWCEQVTGLKPDLILAPGDIVDTPANQIPEVANGFRKLAAPLGVFSTTGNHEYYVGLGPAIDLMRRGGFQVLMNETRELPNGIRISGIEDRTARQMGRPLPAFLSLIPDDDTSDVQVLLMHTPGTGDVQRAIDAGFDLVVSGHTHGGQMFPFTMFTKMAFPYHHGLYKVGDGYQLTTCGIGYWGPPMRIGKPPEIMLIRFVPDSEPARCEWK from the coding sequence TTGCTGATTTTCATATCCGTCGTTGTCACGATTCTCGGGCTGCTTCACTGGTTTCTGTACACCCGTTTAGTTTCCGCACTCGAAATCACCTCTCCCGCAATTCTCTGGCCGCTGCGCATCGCCGCAGCCTTCCTTGCGGTTTCCTACATTCTCGTCCGGATACTCGAACAGAAGTTCCCCGGCGCGCTTGCCCACGCTCTCGATTGGATCGCATCCATCTGGATCGGCATGATGTGGCAGTTCCTGTGGATCACGTTCCTGTTTTTCCTCGTCAAGATCGTGCTGGTGATTTCCGGCGTCTGGGGCAATCAGACGCTCGAGACGCACGTCCTGATTGGCCGGTATAGCTTTTATTTTGTGACGACTGTGGTCGTGCTGTTGTGCGGCTACGGAATATACAAGGCAACCGGACCGGCGCGCGTGGTCGAAGTGGACGTTCCGGTCAAAGGGTTTCGCCCTGAGTGGCGCAATTTCACCATCGCCATGCTCGCCGACTTTCATGCGAGCAACACAAACGGTGAATCACGCATCGCAATGTGGTGCGAACAGGTGACGGGATTGAAGCCGGACCTGATTCTCGCGCCCGGAGACATCGTTGACACGCCGGCCAATCAGATACCGGAAGTAGCCAACGGTTTCCGCAAACTTGCCGCTCCGTTGGGCGTGTTCAGCACGACGGGAAATCATGAATACTACGTAGGGCTTGGGCCGGCGATAGACCTCATGAGGCGCGGCGGGTTTCAAGTCTTGATGAATGAGACGCGCGAGCTTCCGAACGGAATTCGCATTTCAGGAATCGAAGATCGCACAGCCAGACAGATGGGCCGTCCGCTTCCGGCATTTCTGAGCTTGATTCCGGATGATGACACCTCTGATGTGCAAGTGCTCTTGATGCACACTCCCGGCACGGGCGACGTGCAGCGGGCGATTGACGCAGGTTTTGATCTGGTGGTGAGCGGACATACGCACGGCGGTCAGATGTTTCCATTCACGATGTTCACGAAGATGGCATTCCCGTATCACCACGGATTGTATAAGGTCGGTGACGGCTATCAGCTCACTACCTGCGGGATTGGCTACTGGGGACCGCCGATGCGCATTGGAAAGCCGCCGGAAATCATGCTGATCCGGTTTGTGCCGGACAGCGAACCGGCCCGCTGCGAGTGGAAGTGA